A stretch of the Clostridium botulinum genome encodes the following:
- a CDS encoding YicC/YloC family endoribonuclease, translating into MLRSMTGFGRGMTKEGSSRSFTIEIKSVNHRYFDLNLKMPRNLLSLENKIRDVVKQKISRGKVDVFITQNVYGNDDIEIKFNEQLADSYVKCLEKIKDRYDANNDISVSLIAKFPEVISVEKKEEDSQEIWNYLEQPLNDAVESLANMREKEGNKLKEDVINKCNIIQELLKEVEKRAPLVVKDYKDRLNNRISELLENSDIDEARISMEVAVFADKAAIDEEVVRLNSHIVQLKDTLEKDDPVGRKLDFIVQEMNRETNTISSKANDLQIVNLTINMKNYIEKIREQIQNIE; encoded by the coding sequence ATGTTAAGGAGCATGACGGGCTTTGGTAGGGGAATGACAAAGGAAGGAAGTAGTCGCAGTTTTACTATTGAGATTAAAAGTGTAAATCATAGATATTTTGATTTAAATTTAAAAATGCCTAGAAACTTATTATCTCTAGAAAACAAAATCAGAGATGTTGTTAAACAAAAAATTAGTAGAGGTAAAGTAGATGTTTTCATTACTCAAAATGTATATGGTAATGATGATATAGAAATAAAATTTAACGAACAGTTAGCAGACAGTTATGTTAAATGTTTAGAAAAAATCAAAGATAGATATGATGCTAATAACGATATTTCAGTATCGCTTATTGCTAAGTTTCCTGAAGTTATATCTGTTGAAAAGAAGGAAGAAGATTCACAAGAAATTTGGAATTACCTTGAACAACCATTAAATGATGCTGTAGAATCTCTAGCTAATATGAGAGAAAAAGAAGGTAATAAATTAAAAGAAGATGTCATAAACAAATGTAATATTATACAAGAATTATTGAAGGAAGTTGAAAAAAGAGCTCCCTTAGTAGTAAAAGATTACAAAGATAGACTCAATAATAGAATTAGTGAACTTTTAGAAAATAGTGATATAGATGAAGCTAGAATATCTATGGAAGTAGCTGTATTCGCAGATAAAGCAGCAATAGATGAAGAAGTCGTAAGACTTAACAGCCATATTGTTCAATTAAAAGATACTTTAGAAAAAGATGATCCAGTTGGAAGAAAACTTGATTTCATAGTTCAAGAGATGAATAGAGAAACAAATACTATATCTTCAAAAGCAAATGATTTACAAATAGTGAATCTAACTATAAATATGAAGAATTACATAGAAAAAATTAGAGAACAAATACAAAATATAGAATAA
- the remA gene encoding extracellular matrix/biofilm regulator RemA, with product MSIKLINIGFGNIVSANRLVAIVSPESAPIKRIIQEARDRGMLIDATYGRRTRAVIITDSDHVILSAVQPETVAHRLSSKGEVNIDEVDE from the coding sequence ATGAGTATTAAGTTAATCAACATTGGATTTGGAAACATTGTTTCTGCTAATAGGCTTGTAGCAATTGTAAGCCCTGAATCGGCTCCTATAAAAAGAATAATACAGGAAGCTAGAGACAGAGGAATGCTTATAGATGCTACATATGGAAGAAGAACGAGAGCGGTAATAATTACCGATAGTGATCATGTAATATTATCAGCTGTTCAACCGGAAACAGTTGCTCACAGATTATCTTCTAAAGGCGAAGTGAACATTGATGAGGTAGATGAATAA
- the gmk gene encoding guanylate kinase — translation MNQASKDNQGLLLVISGPSGAGKGTICKELMKNGDFWLSVSATTRFPRKGEVDGQNYYFLSKENFIDRIGEKDFLEYAEVYGNYYGTPKSNVLEKLKDGKDVILEIDIQGALKVKENYPKGIFIFILPPSMEELKNRIIKRGSETEESLMTRFKSAYKEINYVSKYNYAVINDEVEKAVEKIKSIIIAEKCSVDRIEQNIFSEEGLIHEQLYD, via the coding sequence ATGAACCAAGCGAGCAAAGATAATCAGGGGCTTTTACTAGTGATCTCAGGACCATCAGGGGCAGGTAAAGGTACAATCTGTAAAGAACTAATGAAAAATGGAGACTTTTGGCTATCTGTTTCAGCTACAACAAGATTTCCTAGAAAAGGGGAAGTAGATGGTCAAAATTATTATTTTTTAAGCAAAGAAAATTTTATTGATAGAATAGGTGAAAAAGATTTTCTTGAATATGCAGAAGTATATGGTAATTATTATGGTACTCCAAAATCTAATGTGTTAGAAAAATTAAAAGATGGCAAAGATGTTATATTAGAGATAGATATTCAAGGGGCTTTGAAAGTTAAAGAAAATTATCCTAAAGGAATATTTATTTTCATATTACCTCCTTCTATGGAAGAATTAAAAAATAGAATTATAAAAAGAGGTAGTGAAACAGAAGAATCATTAATGACTAGATTTAAATCAGCTTATAAAGAAATCAATTATGTGTCAAAATATAATTATGCTGTTATTAATGATGAAGTAGAAAAGGCTGTTGAAAAAATAAAAAGCATAATAATAGCTGAAAAATGTAGTGTGGATAGAATAGAACAAAATATTTTTTCTGAGGAGGGTTTAATCCATGAACAATTATATGATTAA
- the rpoZ gene encoding DNA-directed RNA polymerase subunit omega encodes MNNYMINPSIVELLTKVDNRYSLVTVTSKRARQIIDGDEMLVNVEDAYKPLTTAIHEVNSGEVTYESLMKGIK; translated from the coding sequence ATGAACAATTATATGATTAATCCATCAATTGTAGAGTTATTAACTAAGGTTGACAACAGATACTCTTTAGTTACTGTAACATCAAAAAGAGCAAGACAAATAATCGATGGAGACGAAATGTTAGTTAATGTAGAGGACGCATATAAACCTCTTACAACAGCAATTCATGAAGTGAATTCAGGAGAAGTTACTTATGAATCTTTAATGAAGGGAATAAAATAA
- the coaBC gene encoding bifunctional phosphopantothenoylcysteine decarboxylase/phosphopantothenate--cysteine ligase CoaBC, producing the protein MDEKKTVVVGVTGGIAVYKALDVISRFKKAGLDVYVIMTEHATKFVNPLSFQSLSQNMVVVDMFDEPKAWEIQHISLAKKADLMLIVPATVNIIGKVANGIADDMLSTTIMATKAPVVFAPAANTNMFLNPIVQRNIRVLKEYGYKFIEPVSGRLACGDVGTGKLQDTELISDIVISMMHDKKDLKGKKVLVTAGPTIAPIDPVRYITNRSSGKMGYAIASEARDRGAEVTLVSGPCSIQKPFGINVINVNTNAQMLKAVEDNFKSADIIIKSAAVADYKPKVYSNKKIKKGEGQFSLELERDNDILKKLGSMKEKQILVGFAAESNDLIENATTKLHKKNLDYIVANNIVSNDTGFASEDNKVTILCSDGRKIPLPKMNKKEVARELFDLINEKR; encoded by the coding sequence ATGGATGAAAAGAAAACTGTAGTAGTGGGAGTGACTGGCGGTATTGCAGTTTATAAGGCTTTAGACGTAATTAGTAGATTTAAAAAAGCTGGATTAGATGTCTATGTTATAATGACAGAACATGCTACAAAATTCGTAAATCCATTATCATTTCAGTCACTAAGTCAAAATATGGTTGTTGTTGATATGTTTGATGAACCCAAAGCATGGGAAATACAACATATATCTTTGGCTAAAAAAGCTGATTTGATGCTAATAGTTCCTGCTACAGTGAATATAATAGGAAAGGTTGCAAATGGTATTGCAGATGATATGTTATCAACTACTATCATGGCAACAAAAGCACCAGTAGTATTTGCTCCAGCGGCAAATACAAATATGTTTTTAAATCCTATAGTTCAAAGAAATATAAGAGTATTAAAAGAATATGGATATAAGTTTATAGAACCTGTATCAGGTAGACTTGCTTGTGGAGATGTAGGTACAGGTAAGCTTCAAGATACAGAGCTTATTAGTGACATTGTAATCAGCATGATGCATGATAAAAAAGATTTAAAAGGTAAAAAAGTTTTAGTAACAGCAGGACCAACCATAGCACCTATAGATCCAGTAAGATATATTACGAATAGATCTAGTGGAAAAATGGGTTATGCGATTGCTAGTGAAGCTAGGGATAGAGGTGCCGAAGTTACTTTAGTTTCAGGTCCATGTAGCATACAAAAACCTTTTGGAATCAACGTTATAAATGTTAATACAAATGCTCAAATGTTAAAAGCTGTAGAAGATAATTTTAAATCGGCAGATATAATTATTAAATCAGCAGCTGTTGCTGACTATAAGCCTAAAGTTTATTCTAACAAGAAAATAAAAAAAGGCGAAGGTCAGTTTTCACTTGAATTAGAAAGAGATAATGATATATTAAAAAAATTAGGTTCTATGAAGGAAAAACAAATTTTGGTAGGATTTGCAGCTGAAAGTAATGATTTAATAGAAAATGCTACAACAAAGTTACATAAGAAAAATTTAGATTATATAGTAGCAAATAATATAGTATCTAATGATACTGGATTTGCATCAGAAGATAATAAGGTAACTATTTTATGTTCAGATGGAAGGAAGATACCTTTACCTAAAATGAACAAAAAAGAAGTTGCCAGAGAATTATTTGATTTAATTAATGAAAAGCGCTGA
- the priA gene encoding primosomal protein N', with product MYRYAGIIVNNESVQVDKIFTYKIPENLINKLKIGHRVKVPFGKGNKNIDGFVIELYEKFHNKYKIKSIINICDNFTVLREKDVDLIKKMRKKYLCTYLECIKVIIPTGIIKGVKNKIKEVIYIGNNLKEKFYKEPYINIYEIVKAHNGLYTKTEISKKFNVSLSSINTMIKHGFLQKNETIVNRFNNRVYSNYEEKKLNEEQQVVVDSILNSNKKIFLIHGVTGSGKTEIYMNMVKHMINQNKESIILVPEISLTPQMVERFKGRFGKDIAVFHSKLSDGERYDEWLRIKNKQVKVAIGARSAIFLPFDNLGMIIIDEEHEGSYKSDSNPKYNAREIGELKCEIEDCKLVLGSATPAIDTYYRSMKDEIQLLTLKNRADGAKLPDVFTVDMRDELKSGNKSIFSSLLYAGIEEALNNKEQIILFLNRRGFSTFVSCRECGYVFKCNHCDIALTYHSKGNYLSCHYCGEKYEVPHICTKCGSKYVKYFGVGTERIEKEVKKYFPSARTLRMDFDTTRKKDSYEYIYNTFKNGDADILIGTQMVTKGLDFKNVTLVGVIAADISLNLPDFRSGEKTFQLITQVGGRAGRGEKKGKVIVQTYSPENYSIKHSCNNDYDNFYKEEIEIRYDLNYPPFSKILAINISSKNENLLIKSIQKIGIILKNNLEKDNNIDILGPCPCVISKVKEFYRWQILIKGQFDNELALNIKNFIYKNLQDVYNEFRISIDVNPSTLL from the coding sequence GTGTATCGATATGCGGGAATAATAGTAAATAATGAGTCAGTGCAGGTTGACAAAATCTTCACCTATAAGATACCAGAAAATCTAATAAATAAATTAAAAATAGGTCATAGAGTTAAAGTGCCTTTTGGAAAAGGTAATAAAAATATAGATGGTTTTGTTATTGAGTTGTATGAAAAGTTTCATAATAAGTATAAAATAAAATCTATTATAAATATATGTGATAATTTTACTGTTCTTAGAGAAAAAGATGTTGACCTTATAAAAAAAATGAGAAAAAAATATCTTTGTACATATTTAGAATGTATAAAAGTAATAATTCCAACAGGTATAATAAAGGGAGTTAAAAATAAGATAAAAGAAGTTATTTATATAGGAAACAATCTTAAAGAAAAGTTTTATAAGGAACCTTATATAAATATATATGAAATAGTAAAAGCACATAATGGATTGTATACAAAGACAGAAATAAGTAAAAAATTTAATGTCTCATTGTCATCTATAAATACTATGATTAAACATGGTTTTTTGCAGAAGAATGAAACCATTGTGAATAGATTTAATAATAGAGTTTATTCTAACTATGAAGAAAAAAAATTAAATGAAGAACAACAAGTTGTAGTAGATTCTATATTAAATTCAAACAAAAAAATATTTTTAATTCATGGTGTAACTGGTAGTGGAAAAACTGAGATTTACATGAATATGGTAAAACATATGATAAATCAAAATAAAGAAAGTATAATTTTAGTTCCAGAGATATCTTTAACACCTCAAATGGTAGAAAGGTTTAAGGGGAGATTTGGAAAAGATATTGCTGTTTTTCATAGTAAACTTTCTGATGGAGAAAGATATGATGAATGGCTTAGAATTAAAAATAAACAAGTTAAAGTTGCTATAGGAGCGAGGTCTGCAATATTTTTACCATTTGATAATTTGGGTATGATAATTATAGATGAAGAACATGAAGGAAGTTATAAGTCTGATAGCAATCCTAAATATAATGCAAGAGAAATTGGAGAACTTAAATGTGAAATTGAAGACTGTAAATTAGTGCTTGGTTCTGCAACTCCAGCTATAGATACATATTATCGAAGCATGAAAGATGAAATACAGTTATTAACTTTAAAGAATAGAGCTGATGGAGCAAAATTACCAGATGTTTTTACTGTTGATATGAGAGATGAACTTAAAAGTGGAAATAAATCTATTTTTAGTAGTTTGCTATATGCGGGGATAGAGGAAGCTTTAAACAATAAAGAACAAATAATATTATTTTTAAATAGAAGAGGTTTCTCAACATTTGTATCATGCAGAGAATGCGGATATGTATTTAAGTGTAATCATTGTGATATAGCTCTAACTTATCATAGTAAAGGGAATTATTTAAGTTGTCATTATTGTGGTGAAAAATATGAAGTACCCCATATTTGTACTAAGTGTGGAAGCAAGTATGTAAAATATTTTGGTGTAGGTACAGAGAGAATAGAAAAAGAGGTTAAAAAATATTTTCCAAGTGCAAGAACATTGAGAATGGATTTTGATACTACTAGAAAAAAAGATTCTTATGAATATATATATAATACTTTTAAAAATGGCGATGCAGATATACTAATCGGTACCCAAATGGTAACTAAAGGGTTAGACTTTAAAAATGTTACTTTAGTAGGAGTAATTGCAGCAGATATATCCTTAAATTTACCGGATTTTCGTTCGGGTGAAAAAACATTTCAGCTAATAACTCAAGTAGGTGGAAGAGCAGGCCGAGGTGAAAAAAAAGGAAAAGTTATAGTGCAAACCTATAGTCCTGAAAATTATAGTATAAAGCATTCATGTAATAATGATTATGATAATTTTTATAAGGAAGAAATAGAAATAAGATATGATCTTAACTATCCTCCTTTTTCAAAAATACTTGCTATAAATATCAGTAGCAAGAATGAGAATCTATTAATAAAAAGCATACAAAAAATTGGGATTATATTAAAAAATAATCTCGAAAAAGATAATAATATAGATATATTAGGACCTTGTCCTTGTGTAATATCAAAAGTTAAAGAATTTTACAGATGGCAAATTCTAATAAAAGGACAATTTGATAATGAATTGGCATTAAATATAAAAAATTTTATTTATAAAAACTTACAAGATGTTTATAATGAGTTTAGGATTAGTATAGATGTTAATCCTAGCACTTTACTATAA
- the def gene encoding peptide deformylase, protein MALRNIRVNEDTILRKTCKKVDEINERILTLIEDMKETMYEADGVGLAAPQIGVLKRLVVIDVGNGPMSLINPEIISSEGSQTDYEGCLSLPGKQGKVTRPYNVVAKALNEKGEEVEIHGEGLLARAICHELDHLDGVLFMDKVVKGKEEE, encoded by the coding sequence ATGGCATTAAGAAATATAAGAGTAAACGAAGATACTATATTAAGAAAAACATGCAAAAAAGTAGATGAAATAAACGAAAGAATCCTAACGCTTATTGAAGATATGAAAGAAACTATGTATGAAGCGGATGGAGTAGGGCTTGCAGCTCCACAAATAGGTGTATTAAAAAGATTAGTGGTTATAGATGTTGGAAATGGTCCTATGTCTTTAATTAATCCTGAGATTATAAGCTCAGAAGGCAGTCAAACTGATTATGAAGGATGTTTAAGTCTTCCAGGGAAACAAGGAAAAGTTACAAGACCTTATAATGTTGTAGCAAAGGCGCTAAATGAAAAAGGAGAAGAAGTTGAGATTCATGGAGAAGGATTACTTGCAAGAGCTATTTGTCATGAACTTGATCATTTAGATGGTGTTTTATTTATGGATAAAGTAGTAAAGGGAAAGGAAGAAGAATAA
- the fmt gene encoding methionyl-tRNA formyltransferase translates to MKIVFMGTPEFAVPSLEAIIDNFGVEAVFTQPDRPKGRGKKVAMSPVKEVALKNNIEICQPNKLKNEPEFIGKLKNIEPDFIIVVAYGQILPKEVLEIPKYACINLHASLLPKYRGAAPLNWAIINGEKKSGNTTMLMDVGLDTGDMLMTQEVEINEDMTAGELHDILMNQGGELLVETINKMVKGEINPQKQDESSTCYASMLDKKMACIDWKNSAKNIHNLIRGLNPWPVAYTYYNDKAMKVYKSQILNEKNDKEPGTIIEVSKNGLKVVCGDGTLLVEEIQFPGKKSLRVEEYIRGNSIDVGSILK, encoded by the coding sequence ATGAAGATAGTTTTTATGGGAACTCCTGAATTTGCAGTACCTTCACTTGAAGCTATTATTGACAATTTTGGAGTTGAGGCAGTTTTTACACAACCAGATAGACCAAAGGGTAGAGGAAAAAAAGTGGCTATGTCACCTGTAAAAGAAGTAGCATTAAAAAATAATATTGAAATTTGTCAGCCTAATAAATTAAAAAATGAACCAGAATTTATAGGAAAACTAAAAAATATAGAACCTGATTTTATTATAGTTGTAGCTTATGGACAAATTTTACCTAAAGAAGTTTTAGAAATTCCAAAATATGCTTGTATTAATCTTCATGCATCATTATTACCAAAATATAGAGGAGCAGCTCCACTTAATTGGGCTATAATAAATGGTGAGAAAAAAAGTGGGAACACAACAATGCTTATGGATGTAGGACTTGATACAGGAGATATGTTAATGACTCAAGAAGTAGAAATAAATGAAGATATGACTGCGGGAGAGTTACATGATATACTAATGAATCAAGGTGGAGAATTATTAGTAGAAACTATAAATAAAATGGTTAAAGGAGAAATTAATCCTCAAAAACAAGATGAATCAAGTACATGTTATGCATCTATGCTAGATAAAAAGATGGCGTGTATTGATTGGAAAAACTCTGCCAAAAATATACATAACCTTATAAGAGGATTGAATCCATGGCCAGTAGCATATACTTATTATAATGATAAGGCTATGAAGGTATATAAATCACAAATATTAAATGAAAAAAATGATAAAGAACCTGGTACTATAATTGAAGTATCTAAAAATGGATTAAAAGTTGTTTGTGGAGATGGAACTTTATTAGTAGAAGAAATTCAATTTCCAGGAAAAAAATCTCTTAGAGTAGAAGAATACATAAGAGGAAATTCTATTGACGTTGGAAGTATTTTAAAGTAA
- a CDS encoding zinc metallopeptidase, producing the protein MFWFYDKTMVILIPALIISAWAQLKVSSTFNKFSNVRSMNGYTGAQVARMLLDAEGLYDIPVQEISGKLTDHYDPRNRVMRLSTDVYHGTSVASIGVAAHETGHAIQHKKHYAPLEIRNSIVPVVNFSSSASWIIFMIGIFIKSSGLIQIGIILFSAVVIFQLITLPVEFNASNRALKILENRNILYGDEIRGARSVLSAAAMTYVAAALTAILELVRLIAISKDE; encoded by the coding sequence ATGTTTTGGTTTTACGATAAAACAATGGTGATTCTTATTCCGGCTTTAATAATTTCAGCATGGGCTCAGCTAAAAGTTAGTTCTACTTTTAATAAATTTTCTAATGTAAGAAGTATGAATGGTTATACAGGAGCTCAAGTTGCTAGAATGTTACTTGATGCAGAAGGGCTTTATGATATTCCTGTTCAAGAAATATCAGGAAAACTAACAGACCATTATGATCCTAGAAATAGAGTAATGCGTTTGTCTACAGACGTATATCATGGAACTTCAGTTGCATCTATAGGAGTTGCAGCACATGAAACTGGGCATGCAATTCAACATAAAAAACACTATGCACCATTAGAAATAAGAAATTCAATAGTACCAGTAGTAAATTTTAGTTCGAGTGCATCATGGATAATATTTATGATTGGTATTTTCATCAAAAGTTCTGGATTAATTCAGATAGGCATAATATTATTCAGCGCTGTTGTAATATTTCAGTTAATTACATTGCCTGTTGAATTTAATGCATCTAATAGAGCGCTTAAAATATTAGAAAATAGAAATATATTGTATGGTGACGAGATAAGAGGAGCTAGATCAGTATTATCAGCTGCTGCCATGACATATGTAGCTGCTGCATTAACAGCTATATTAGAACTTGTAAGACTTATAGCAATCAGTAAAGATGAATAG
- the rsmB gene encoding 16S rRNA (cytosine(967)-C(5))-methyltransferase RsmB codes for MENARKICVDILEMVFNKNAYSNIVLRQSLNNQKINEKDKALITEIVYGTIKYKYTIDTILNAYLKKGTKSVDSYILNILRTTIYQIKYLDKIPNFAAVNEAVNIAKKHKSIGESKLVNGVLRNYLRNLDKVYYNKNSIIERLCFEYSCEKWLVKMFINQYNEEKAEKILKGLNERPAVTVRVNNLKTDYDEAFNKLEEYGYSIEEGYVCPEAVVINKGKSIESNPLFEDGKITVQDESAMLVAPTMNVEEGSLVLDLCSAPGGKTTHISEIMNNTGKVKAFDIHESKLSLVKDNAKRLGINNIECSKLDASKFNEELKEIADAVLIDVPCSGLGIIRKKPEIKYTKNMESIKDIVKIQKEIMKNAARYVKVGGTLLYSTCTINKKENEQNIDWFIKNFPQYTVEPIFYGKMDNIIYNENGTVTILPNKYMDGFFIAKLKKNR; via the coding sequence ATGGAAAACGCTAGAAAAATATGTGTTGATATTCTTGAGATGGTTTTTAATAAAAACGCATATTCTAATATAGTTTTAAGACAAAGTTTAAATAATCAAAAGATTAATGAGAAAGATAAAGCATTAATAACTGAGATTGTATATGGAACAATTAAATATAAATATACTATAGATACAATATTAAATGCTTATTTAAAAAAAGGAACTAAAAGTGTGGATTCATATATATTGAATATATTAAGAACTACCATATATCAAATAAAGTATTTAGATAAAATTCCTAATTTTGCTGCGGTGAATGAAGCTGTAAATATAGCAAAAAAACATAAGTCTATTGGAGAGTCTAAATTAGTAAATGGAGTTTTAAGAAATTATCTTAGAAATCTTGATAAAGTTTACTATAATAAAAATAGCATAATAGAAAGATTATGTTTTGAGTATTCATGTGAAAAATGGTTAGTTAAGATGTTTATTAATCAATATAATGAAGAAAAAGCAGAGAAAATACTAAAAGGTCTTAATGAAAGACCGGCAGTTACAGTTCGAGTGAATAACTTAAAAACTGATTATGATGAGGCTTTTAATAAACTTGAGGAATATGGATATAGTATTGAAGAAGGATATGTATGTCCAGAGGCTGTTGTTATTAATAAAGGTAAAAGTATTGAAAGCAATCCTTTATTTGAAGATGGTAAAATAACAGTACAAGATGAAAGTGCTATGTTAGTTGCACCTACTATGAATGTAGAAGAAGGAAGTTTGGTTTTAGATTTATGTAGTGCTCCAGGTGGAAAGACAACACATATTTCAGAAATCATGAATAATACTGGAAAAGTTAAGGCTTTTGATATTCATGAAAGTAAATTAAGTTTAGTAAAAGATAATGCTAAAAGATTAGGAATAAATAATATAGAATGTAGTAAGCTTGATGCTTCTAAGTTTAATGAAGAACTAAAAGAAATAGCAGATGCGGTTTTAATAGATGTTCCTTGTTCTGGACTTGGCATAATAAGAAAGAAACCAGAAATTAAATATACGAAAAATATGGAATCTATAAAAGACATAGTAAAGATACAAAAAGAAATAATGAAAAATGCAGCAAGGTACGTTAAAGTAGGGGGAACATTATTATATTCTACATGTACTATTAATAAAAAAGAAAATGAACAAAATATAGATTGGTTTATAAAAAACTTCCCTCAATATACCGTAGAACCGATATTTTATGGTAAAATGGATAATATTATATATAATGAAAATGGAACAGTAACTATCTTACCTAACAAATATATGGATGGATTTTTTATTGCTAAACTTAAAAAAAATAGGTAG
- the rlmN gene encoding 23S rRNA (adenine(2503)-C(2))-methyltransferase RlmN, giving the protein MKNILDFNLEELKNWMAENGESKFRAKQIFEWIYKKAIFNFDEMTNISKASKGKLKNSFYIDIPNIMKKYKSNIDGTEKFLFEYKDGNIIESVVMRYKHGNSICVSTQIGCRMGCKFCASTVDGVVRNLTSGEIAAQILKAQQEIGERISNVVLMGSGEPLDNYDNVLKFIKLINDDNALKIGQRHITLSTCGIVPKIKELADEKLQITLAISLHAPNDDIRKSMMPIANKYNINELLDACKYYSKITNRRITFEYALVNGINDSAKNAEELFNQLKGILCHINLIPVNEIKENDYKRSGAKDIEEFKNILIKYGIETTIRREMGSDINGACGQLRRNYIKNN; this is encoded by the coding sequence ATGAAGAATATACTAGATTTTAATTTAGAAGAATTAAAAAACTGGATGGCTGAAAATGGAGAAAGCAAATTTAGAGCTAAACAAATTTTTGAGTGGATATACAAAAAGGCTATTTTTAATTTTGATGAAATGACTAATATATCTAAAGCATCTAAAGGAAAACTTAAAAATTCTTTTTATATAGATATACCTAATATTATGAAAAAATATAAATCTAATATTGATGGTACTGAAAAATTTCTTTTTGAATATAAGGATGGTAATATAATAGAATCTGTAGTTATGAGATATAAACATGGAAATTCAATTTGTGTATCAACGCAAATTGGATGTAGAATGGGATGTAAATTTTGTGCATCTACAGTAGATGGTGTAGTAAGAAATTTGACATCAGGAGAAATAGCAGCTCAAATACTTAAAGCTCAACAAGAAATAGGTGAAAGAATATCAAATGTTGTACTCATGGGAAGTGGAGAGCCATTAGACAATTATGATAATGTACTAAAATTTATAAAACTTATAAATGATGATAATGCTTTAAAAATTGGGCAAAGACATATTACTTTATCAACTTGTGGTATAGTCCCTAAGATAAAAGAACTTGCAGATGAAAAATTACAAATAACTTTAGCTATTTCTTTGCATGCTCCTAACGATGACATAAGGAAAAGTATGATGCCAATAGCAAATAAATATAATATAAACGAATTATTAGATGCATGCAAATATTATTCTAAAATTACAAATAGAAGAATAACTTTTGAATATGCCCTAGTAAACGGGATTAATGATAGCGCTAAGAATGCCGAGGAGTTATTTAATCAATTAAAAGGTATATTGTGTCATATAAATTTAATTCCTGTTAATGAAATTAAGGAAAATGATTATAAGAGATCAGGAGCAAAAGATATAGAGGAATTTAAAAATATTTTAATTAAGTATGGAATCGAAACCACAATACGAAGAGAAATGGGATCAGATATAAATGGAGCTTGTGGACAATTAAGAAGAAATTATATTAAGAACAATTAA